From a region of the Pieris rapae chromosome 22, ilPieRapa1.1, whole genome shotgun sequence genome:
- the LOC110997297 gene encoding protein HGH1 homolog gives MANDPLDELTQFLKPDSRIDLKHISLDHLLGLSGTEEGINILLKKEEILKCIIDLTNDKVEEISKNALLLLVNITANSKGVLEVIKYKPGGKTNIIELFIGYVQDQHKKNADAVCMILSNITRVDKALEITIDSFLPHLNSILNAFVNLDYNKTGSNLNYLAPLCSNLSCNPRVRNWLLQSNRPVPLIQLLPFCNFNISSIRRGGAIGIIRNISLDTSYHECLLSTDLDLLTYLLTPIIGNEEYLDEEMDSLPIALQYLPTEKQRDPDMDIRKMVLETLNLLCATKRGREILRNNGVYYVLREYHKWEKDPKTRLACENVVDILIQKEEEVGADDLFKVEVPSKYDDKFQKMDEDYVNSG, from the coding sequence ATGGCAAATGATCCACTGGATGAATTaactcaatttttaaaaccagACTCCAGAATCGACCTCAAACATATTTCACTTGACCATTTATTAGGATTATCAGGAACAGAAGAAGgtatcaatatattattaaagaaagaggaaatacttaaatgtattattgatTTGACAAACGATAAAGTCGAAGAGATAAGCAAAAATGCGCTCCTATTGCTGGTAAATATCACGGCAAACTCGAAAGGCGTATTGgaggtaataaaatacaaacctggtggtaaaacaaatattatagaacTTTTTATAGGTTATGTCCAAGaccaacataaaaaaaacgctGATGCTGTCTGCATGATACTCTCAAATATAACTCGTGTAGATAAAGCACTAGAGATAACAATAGACTCATTTTTACCTCacttaaatagtatattaaatgcttttgtGAACTTAGACTACAACAAAACAGGTTCTAATTTGAATTATCTAGCACCCCTGTGTAGCAACTTAAGTTGTAACCCTCGTGTAAGAAACTGGCTGTTGCAATCAAACCGGCCTGTCCCTTTAATACAACTTCTCCCATTCTGTAATTTCAACATTTCTAGTATCAGAAGAGGAGGTGCCATTGGTATTATACGAAATATTTCATTGGATACTTCTTATCATGAATGCTTACTATCAACTGACTTGGATTTGTTAACATACCTATTAACACCAATTATTGGTAATGAAGAGTACTTGGACGAGGAAATGGATTCTCTTCCAATTGctttacaatatttacctACTGAAAAGCAACGAGATCCAGATATGGATATACGCAAAATGGTTTTAGAAACACTCAATCTACTTTGTGCTACTAAGCGTGGGAGAGAAATTCTAAGAAATAATGgagtatattatgtgttacGGGAATATCATAAGTGGGAAAAGGATCCTAAAACAAGGCTTGCATGTGAAAATGTTGtcgatattttaattcaaaaggAAGAGGAAGTAGGAGCAGATGATTTATTTAAGGTTGAAGTACCATCCAAATATGATGACAAGTTTCAAAAAATGGATGAAGATTATGTAAATAGTGGATGA